The Cyclobacteriaceae bacterium DNA segment TCTTTGATTTTAAAGAAGACACTATCACTTTCATCGGTACCGTATTGGTTTAAAGCAGCAAATTTTTTGAGTTCTGCGTCTGCTCCGAGACGCATAGAGCGGAATTTATAGAAGTCAAAGATTTTATAACCTGAGCCTGCACGCTTTGATATGTAAAATATCGGACCGCGTGATTCAAGTTTAATGATCAGGGCGATGAGCAACAGCACAGGAGACAAGATGGTAAGTGCTGTTAAGGCGGCCAGAATATCAACGGTGCGCTTTAACCTCCAAAGCTTTACTCTAGGAATCGCCTTGGCATATTGTTTTTTAATAATGCTCTCCCGGTTAGCCTTGTAAATCTTCAACTTGCGAATTACATCAATTCGTTTTAACAAGCTGTAATTGAGGGCGCCAAACAAGTAATCATCAACCTGTAAACGTACAGCTTTGTTTTTGGCATCCGGATCAAATTTTCCAGTAAATAAAATATAAGGGATGCATTGTGTAGCCAAAACACTCCGAAGTTCTTCCATAGAATTTTTATCGGCATCTGCATCGACAAAAATGGCCGATGGTTTTATGGAGCGATTGGAGATTTTACTGATGACTTCCTCGGTTGAAAGGAAAGAAATAAACGTATTGTCCAATTGGTAGTCATCCAACTGGCGGCTGTTTTCGGTCTTAATCTTAACAATATGATCGATTACCACAGCTTTTGGTAAAGGTGGAGATACCGATGCTTGCTCGATAGTAGACGGTGCAGAAGTAGAGAGGTTTAGCAGGTCTGCGTTCATTTCTTAACGATCATATTCTTAAAAAATATTTCCTTTACCCGGCTTACCAGGTGTTGTGGCTCAAAGGGCTTGATAAAATAATCGGTGGCCCCCAGGTCCATACACTCTTTACGCTTTCGCGGATCTTCAAAGCTCGACAGGATGATAACAGGAATATCCTTGTACAGCCCACTTTGCTTCAGGTTCTCCAGCAATTGCACCCCGTCAAGAGACGGCATGCGAATATCGGAAATAATCAGGTCTGGTGTATTGCCCGAAGATAACCAGGACAATGCTTCCATTCCATCATGCATAATAAAAACTTCGTACGTTTGGCCAAGGATTTTCTCCAGCAGCCAGCACAAAGGCTCGTCATCTTCGATGACCAGTACCTTCTTCATGGTTCACAGTTAAGTAAAACAACGTGCTTTAAAGCCCTGGATTAAAAGGCGGGGATTTAAAGCCAAAACCTATAGACAAACAAACTTAGTAAAATTTCCTTAAGTAAAGCCTTGCTGAATGCTAATTCTTTAGGAAAGGTAATCTTACATGCGTCAATAATTCCGTGATAAAGTATAGCGTATAGCGGTAAGGGTTGAATTAACCCTGTTTTACGAAAGTGTCAATTATTTGATTTTTTGGGTCTGGTAAAGAAGAAATGATGTGTTTTCGGTCTGTTTTGCCTGTTTCGGTTAGCCTCCAAATGCCGATAAGCGCTATTCTTTTAGGTTTTTCAGGGCCTGAGGGCAGCGAGTTCACTTTCGTAATAATCCTTTTGAGGTCGGTTTGCGACAATGCATTCTTATCCACAAAAAGTGTAACAACCTGGCCAAATCTGTCATCGGGTGTAGAGCCGATAAAATAGTTGAACGTAGGGGTGAATTTGCTCAGGTGTTGTTCCAGGGCTTGCTCGACTTTCTCCGGGTAGACTTTAATGCCCCCGGTGTTAATCACGTTATCAAACCTGCCGAGCCAAATAAAGTTGCCATTTGAATCAACTTCTCCCAAATCGTTGGTAACGAGTGGCTCAGGCTGGATACTATCGTGGATGACCAGGCAACCCCTGTTGTCGATAGTGATATTAACTCCCTCGAGTGGAGAGAATTGTTCGGTTTTGGATGTCGTATTTGTTAGCCTGAGGGCAACGTTGGAGAGGGTCTCCGTCATGCCATAGGTTTCGTATACCGGGCAGCTTAATTTTTGCAGATCATTTCTAAGAGATATACCAATAGCAGCGCCACCGACCAATATGGCCTTCATGTTGTTTAATCGTGGATAATTTTTTTGATTTTCAACAAGCGACTTCAACTGCATCGGAACAACGGCCATGAAATCGGGTTGATAGTTGGATGGAAGTTGCCCGAAGGGATTTGATGTTGGATCAATTATGGTTAATGGTAGCTGATATTCCAACGCCCGAACCAGCATCATTTTCCCGGCAATGTACTGGGTGTTCAGACACACCAGCGCTTTATCTCCCGGTTGCAATCCAAGTGCCTTGACTGTTCGGGCAGCGCTTCGTTGCATCTGTTGTCGGGTAAAGGTGAAAAGTTTGGGTGTGCCCGTTGAGCCGCTGGTTTGGAAAGAGAACGATGCTGTTCCTGAAAGCCAATCGTTTATGAATGCAAGGGTTGATTGTTCAAAATTATTTTCAGACTGAAACTCCCGCTTAAGGATTGAGTCTATTAATACCTCGCGATGATTCAGTTGAATGGAAGTATACGGATACACACCGGGTTCAATTAAAGTGCGTCCAGGTCGCGTTCAAATTTTACCAGGATGAGTGCTTCTTTGGCAGAGAAGCCGCAACAGGATTCAGCCACACGTTTTACTACGCGCTTTGCTTTCTCTTTTAATTCAGGGGTGATGCTGCCTTTGTACCGTTTCAGGTCAATCATCGCATCTTTGTAGGCTTCCTCTAACGAGGGTTGTGTCACTTCATCCAACAACTCAAACCTACTTTGTGCCACCCACGAATTGTAATCCAGTTCTTCCTGTATGATGGTGTTGAAGGCAATGCGTTCGGTAGCGCTTAATCCTTTATCAGCTTTGGCGATGACGTAAGCCACCTCGGCAATGGAGCGGTATATTTCGCGGATGGGGATGTTCATGGTTTATATGACAGATTCACTTGCGCTTTCTAATTCCTCGGATTTTTTTGAAATATTCTAATTCTTCCTGCTCAGCAGTCACAAATTTCTTTTCTTTCTTATTTATATTACTTAGAGTCCATTAATGTGTTTAGATGTTGCAGTGTGTTGTCTACTTTTTCCAGTTCTCAATCTTCAACCCATGAATGGAGGCGTAATGTCTTTCATTATTTGTAATCAGCGTCAACTCGTTTTCAATGGCAATTCCTGCTATTAAAATATCTGAGGTGCCTATGGTGATTCCCTTTTGCCTTAAGTCTGCATAAATATTGCCGGATATTTTGGCGGATTCTTCTGAAATATGGATAATCGTATTGTTAGCTATGAATTCTTCAAATTCTTTTAACTGTTTTTCTGCTTTCTTGAAGTTTAGTCCACCGAGGATTTCGTAATAGGTAATTATTGAAATGTTGATCACATCAAATCTCTGTAAATAGTCGTTGAACTTACTAATTACTTTTGGGTCTCCTTTGAAATAGAAATATAGAATGTCTGTATCAACAAGAGATTCCGTCACGATTAATTGATTTGTCTGTCGTTAGCCCTGTTGTTGTGAAGTTTTTCTGTCATCTCAATGAAGAAATCGTCATCAAGATCCTTCCATGTTCCTGCAAGTTTTAAAGTCTTGTCTTTGGATTTTAACTGACTTTCGATTTTGCCCAATAAATTATTGATTTCATTCAACTTGTCTGCCGACAGTTGCTGAAGCCTTCTAATCAAGGTATTTCTGAGTTTATTTCTCACGTTCATGCGAACAAATGTACAAAATTGCTAGCTATGCGTCACAACGCCTATCCCTTCGGATACTTTTTCGTAACTGATATCTGGTTTATAGTTGGATTAGGCCAGCCTAACAAAATTATCTTCAATTTTTACATGAAAGTTGATGTCGGCTTTTAATGCCTTGAAAACCCGAATGACCGTGTCAATTGTTGCACTATTTGTGCTGCTTTCAAGTTTAGATATTTGTGCCTTTTGTACTCCTACGAGTCTTCCCAATTCTTCTTGTGTAAGGTTACGTTCCTGCCTGGCGGCTTTAATCATTTTTCCAAGAACGTCCATACGAAGTTCATATTCATATTCATATTCATCTCTCTCCTTGCTGCCCGCTTTACCGATGTACTTGTCTTTCATTTCTGCAAGTGTGCGTACTTTCATTTTCTTAGCCATAAGAATTAATTTTTTGTTTTACTTCTGAAGTATTGTTCTTTGATTCGTACATCTCTATCAATTTCATTTTCGGGAACTTTACTAACCTTCTTAATGAATCCATGAGTTGCAATGACCAAGGTTTGCACTTTACTTGTTTTATCCCAAAATGCCAAAAGCCGTACCTGTTGTCCTTCGTACTTGGTTCTAAACTCCCAGATATCTTTTTGTAGTTTTTTAAAAAGCCGTGGATCATTTGTCTGTTCTGCCAGGTCAATGTTGTAAAGTACTTTCTTAGCAGTCTTTGTTTTTAGGGAGGCTATAAATTCGTCTGCCTCTTCTAAAAATAAGGTGTTAAAGTATCTCATCAACCTGTCTTGATTCAACGAGGCAAATTAAAAAATAGTTTCCATAATTGGAAACTATTTTCCTGCCAGTTTAAAAATGAATAATTTTTTACCAGGAAATGCTGACGGGTAACTTGATAAATGTTCAGCGATTACAAACTGTAAAGATCATGTACTCAACAATTCGAATGACTATGGAAACTTAGGAAATTTATCCCAGTCAGGCTCGCGCTTTTCAAGGAAGGCATTTTTACCTTCTTTGGCTTCATCGCTGAGGTAATACAACAGCGTAGCATTACCGGCTAGTTCCTGTATGCCAGCCTGACCATCAAGTTCTGCGTTAAACGAAGCTTTGAGCATACGAATGGCCAACGGACTCTTGGCAATTATTTTTTTGCACCAGGATACATAGGTTTCTTCTAATTGATCAAGTGGAACGACCTTGTTCACCAACCCCATATCCAACGCTTCCTGCGCATCGTATTGATCGCACAGGTACCAGATCTCACGGGCTTTCTTTTGACCAACAATACGAGCCAAATAGGAAGCACCAAAACCGCCATCAAAGCTGCCAACCTTAGGACCGGTCTGACCAAAGCGGGCATTTTCAGCGGCAATGGATAGGTCGCAAACCACATGCAACACATGGCCACCACCAATTGCCCAACCGGCTACTGCCGCGATAACGGGCTTGGGGATGGAGCGGATCATTTTCTGAAGATCGAGCACGTTTAGGCGAGGAGTGGCATCCTGCCCAACATACCCGCCATGGCCGCGCACACTCTGATCACCACCACTACAAAAGGCTTTGCCACCTTCTCCGGTTAATACCACTACACGTATATCGGCATCTTCGCGACAGATGTGCATGGCGTCAATCATTTCCTGCACGGTAAGAGGCGTAAAGGCGTTGTGCACCTGCGGACGGTTGATGCTGATGCGCGCAATGCCTTCATATTTGTGAAACAAAATCTCTTTGTATTCTTTAATCGGTTTCCAGGGATACTTAAGATTCATAGCTCTTTTTTATTTTCAGTTTTAACGCTTCAAAAATAGTCTTGTTCAGGTTATGGGATGATTCTAATTCCAAAATTTTAGTACGGCCATCAAAATCAAGAAAATCTTTCAGGGTGTTCTGCACTTTTCTGCGGTTGTCGATTTTCAGGTAATCAAAACCAAATTCTTCACATAGCTTTTTGGCAGATAAGGATTGTCGTGTTACAAAATATTCTTCCGATTCGGGCAGTGAGGCTGGTCCATCAATCATGTTGAAGATTGTTCCTCCATGATTATTAAGCACAACCACCCGCAAGTTTGGTATGGGATAGTTATGCCAGAAGGCATTTCGATCGTAGAAGAAGGCCATGTCACCCGTAAGCAGAAGGCTTGGTTTATTATTCGTGAGCGCATGTCCGACTGCAGTACTCGTGCAGCCATCAATGCCACTGGTTCCGCGGTTGCTGAAAATCGAAACAGTTTTTTTATCACTCGTTAATCCAATAAAGTTAGCGTAGCGCACACTCATGGAATTGGCTAAGTGTAAGCTGCAATTTTCCGGAAGGGCTTTCATCAGCTCGTGTACCAGTTCAAGTTCCGCAAATTCTGTTTGTGGAAAAAAGTCTTCCAGACAACGAAGCGCTTTCCGTTCTTCCACCTCCCAAAGTTTTTGGTAGTTGCTTTGCTTCTGACGTTCGAAGTTTTCTGGTGTTTCGAGCTTGTCTAAAAAATCAAAAAATTCTGCCGGTTCGCTATGAATGATTTTTGTTAATCCCTGAAAGGTATCAGCCGGTATGCCCGTGGATTGTATGTGCCAATGTGCTTTCGCAGGAAACTGGCGCAAGAAAAGTTTTACATTTTTTGAGATGACAGATTCACCAAACGTTATCAGCAGATCGGGTTGAAGCGATTTCTTCACTGCGTCACTGGCCTGACCCAGAAACAAATCGGCATGACGAACCAGGTTGGCGATGCTATGCAGGTTGGAGATGATGTCGCCTATAAAAGGTAGGCTGTGTTTTTGACTCACCTGTTCCATGAACTGAATCACCGGTGCATCGTTATGCTGCTGACCGCCTATCAAGAGGATTTTATGAAAGCCCGAAAGCTCTTTTGTCAGTTGCTTGCGCGTTGATTTGGAAAGTGTAAGCTCGGAGGATACTACTTGCTGAACGTTTATTGATTTCGTATAGGAAAATTCATCAGGTGTTTCCGGATAAAGCGGCTCACGAAAAGGCGC contains these protein-coding regions:
- a CDS encoding sugar transferase produces the protein MNADLLNLSTSAPSTIEQASVSPPLPKAVVIDHIVKIKTENSRQLDDYQLDNTFISFLSTEEVISKISNRSIKPSAIFVDADADKNSMEELRSVLATQCIPYILFTGKFDPDAKNKAVRLQVDDYLFGALNYSLLKRIDVIRKLKIYKANRESIIKKQYAKAIPRVKLWRLKRTVDILAALTALTILSPVLLLIALIIKLESRGPIFYISKRAGSGYKIFDFYKFRSMRLGADAELKKFAALNQYGTDESDSVFFKIKDDPRITKFGMFLRKTSLDEIPQLINVLKGDMSLVGNRPLPLYEAEKLTKDQIAWRFLAPAGLTGLWQITKRGKDDMSPEERIQLDMDYAMNNSFFGDMMIILKTFPALLQKEKV
- a CDS encoding response regulator transcription factor translates to MKKVLVIEDDEPLCWLLEKILGQTYEVFIMHDGMEALSWLSSGNTPDLIISDIRMPSLDGVQLLENLKQSGLYKDIPVIILSSFEDPRKRKECMDLGATDYFIKPFEPQHLVSRVKEIFFKNMIVKK
- a CDS encoding AMP-binding protein, with the translated sequence MYPYTSIQLNHREVLIDSILKREFQSENNFEQSTLAFINDWLSGTASFSFQTSGSTGTPKLFTFTRQQMQRSAARTVKALGLQPGDKALVCLNTQYIAGKMMLVRALEYQLPLTIIDPTSNPFGQLPSNYQPDFMAVVPMQLKSLVENQKNYPRLNNMKAILVGGAAIGISLRNDLQKLSCPVYETYGMTETLSNVALRLTNTTSKTEQFSPLEGVNITIDNRGCLVIHDSIQPEPLVTNDLGEVDSNGNFIWLGRFDNVINTGGIKVYPEKVEQALEQHLSKFTPTFNYFIGSTPDDRFGQVVTLFVDKNALSQTDLKRIITKVNSLPSGPEKPKRIALIGIWRLTETGKTDRKHIISSLPDPKNQIIDTFVKQG
- a CDS encoding type II toxin-antitoxin system VapC family toxin, whose amino-acid sequence is MTESLVDTDILYFYFKGDPKVISKFNDYLQRFDVINISIITYYEILGGLNFKKAEKQLKEFEEFIANNTIIHISEESAKISGNIYADLRQKGITIGTSDILIAGIAIENELTLITNNERHYASIHGLKIENWKK
- a CDS encoding helix-turn-helix transcriptional regulator, with translation MKVRTLAEMKDKYIGKAGSKERDEYEYEYELRMDVLGKMIKAARQERNLTQEELGRLVGVQKAQISKLESSTNSATIDTVIRVFKALKADINFHVKIEDNFVRLA
- a CDS encoding type II toxin-antitoxin system RelE/ParE family toxin, producing MRYFNTLFLEEADEFIASLKTKTAKKVLYNIDLAEQTNDPRLFKKLQKDIWEFRTKYEGQQVRLLAFWDKTSKVQTLVIATHGFIKKVSKVPENEIDRDVRIKEQYFRSKTKN
- the menB gene encoding 1,4-dihydroxy-2-naphthoyl-CoA synthase translates to MNLKYPWKPIKEYKEILFHKYEGIARISINRPQVHNAFTPLTVQEMIDAMHICREDADIRVVVLTGEGGKAFCSGGDQSVRGHGGYVGQDATPRLNVLDLQKMIRSIPKPVIAAVAGWAIGGGHVLHVVCDLSIAAENARFGQTGPKVGSFDGGFGASYLARIVGQKKAREIWYLCDQYDAQEALDMGLVNKVVPLDQLEETYVSWCKKIIAKSPLAIRMLKASFNAELDGQAGIQELAGNATLLYYLSDEAKEGKNAFLEKREPDWDKFPKFP
- the menD gene encoding 2-succinyl-5-enolpyruvyl-6-hydroxy-3-cyclohexene-1-carboxylic-acid synthase, whose protein sequence is MGRDRNENEHPAGHYPLMMSRYQPIYDIAELCAQKGVENIILSPGSRCAPLTLAFTRHKNLNCKTISDERSAAFIGLGMAQQTKMPTALVCTSGTAVYNYAPAVAEAFFSKTPLVVFTADRPAEWVAQQDGQTIFQQGIFGNHVKGFFQLPQDYDHPDSIWAINRMVNDALNLAMQYPQGPVHINAPFREPLYPETPDEFSYTKSINVQQVVSSELTLSKSTRKQLTKELSGFHKILLIGGQQHNDAPVIQFMEQVSQKHSLPFIGDIISNLHSIANLVRHADLFLGQASDAVKKSLQPDLLITFGESVISKNVKLFLRQFPAKAHWHIQSTGIPADTFQGLTKIIHSEPAEFFDFLDKLETPENFERQKQSNYQKLWEVEERKALRCLEDFFPQTEFAELELVHELMKALPENCSLHLANSMSVRYANFIGLTSDKKTVSIFSNRGTSGIDGCTSTAVGHALTNNKPSLLLTGDMAFFYDRNAFWHNYPIPNLRVVVLNNHGGTIFNMIDGPASLPESEEYFVTRQSLSAKKLCEEFGFDYLKIDNRRKVQNTLKDFLDFDGRTKILELESSHNLNKTIFEALKLKIKKSYES